One window of Brevibacterium pigmentatum genomic DNA carries:
- a CDS encoding sirohydrochlorin chelatase, with protein sequence MTGLPSVGLISHGTSSPTGQVLIEVLAAEIATDLRIRGIADEVMLGHVDVQQPDVDEVINRLPADRPVILVPLLLSPGYHVHVDLAEAVNRAIESGRDVRRTPTLGPDTRLAEILADRLPALSDNDEVILAAAGSSDERANESCREMGRLLAAELERPVEVGFLAGGGVPLKELVEKSRSRGTRPVLANYLLAPGFFDDLARKLVAGGGAESDRARSVDAKNDEAGRGSGPVDVLSPPLLTGGSHAAAVPPGLVDIVRDRVGEGVRDGVRSHASTAGMLNA encoded by the coding sequence GTGACGGGGCTGCCGTCGGTGGGGCTGATCTCCCACGGGACCTCATCGCCGACCGGCCAAGTCCTCATCGAGGTGCTCGCGGCAGAGATCGCCACAGACCTGCGCATTCGCGGGATTGCCGACGAGGTCATGCTCGGCCATGTGGACGTCCAGCAACCCGACGTCGACGAGGTGATCAACCGCCTGCCCGCCGACCGCCCGGTGATCCTCGTGCCGCTTCTGCTCTCCCCGGGCTATCACGTCCATGTCGACCTCGCCGAGGCGGTCAACCGAGCCATCGAGTCCGGCCGTGACGTTCGGCGGACGCCGACGCTTGGGCCGGATACGAGGCTTGCGGAGATCCTTGCCGATCGCCTTCCGGCTTTGAGCGACAACGACGAGGTCATCCTCGCCGCTGCCGGATCGAGCGACGAGCGGGCGAACGAGTCATGTCGTGAGATGGGCAGGCTGTTGGCCGCAGAGCTCGAGCGTCCAGTCGAGGTCGGCTTCCTTGCCGGTGGGGGAGTGCCGTTGAAGGAGCTCGTCGAAAAGAGCCGTAGCCGGGGAACCCGCCCCGTGCTTGCGAACTATCTGCTGGCGCCGGGGTTCTTCGACGACCTTGCGCGCAAACTCGTCGCGGGTGGCGGAGCGGAGAGTGATCGTGCGAGGAGCGTCGACGCGAAGAACGACGAAGCTGGCAGAGGAAGTGGTCCGGTGGATGTCCTTTCCCCGCCGCTGCTCACCGGCGGAAGCCACGCTGCCGCCGTGCCGCCCGGGCTCGTCGACATCGTCCGCGACCGAGTCGGCGAAGGCGTCCGTGACGGCGTCCGATCCCACGCCTCTACTGCGGGCATGCTCAACGCCTGA
- a CDS encoding nitrite/sulfite reductase, with amino-acid sequence MSTQVEENKETAGKRTAKRPARPKKSNGQWKIDGHEPLNKNEIDKAEDNGLNVRARIETIYAKQGFSSIDSDDLHGRFRWWGLYTQRKPGIDGGRTAKLEPHELEDEYFMLRIRIDGGKLTTEQLRVIADISNEFARGTADLTDRQNIQLHWVEIESMPEIWRRLEAVGLQTTEACGDVPRVILGSPVAGIAADELIDPTPAIEEISRRYIGDQSLSNLPRKYKTAITGHPSQDVVHEINDCSFVAVEHPEHGVGYDLWVGGALSVVPRFAERLGAWVAPDQVVETWLGVTSIFRDYGFRRLRNKARLKFLLADWGPEKFREVLETEYLGYKLADGPAPAKPITAGDHVGVHKQADGRYYIGVSPVVGRVSGTLLGQVVDLADKYGSTRLRTTPHQKVLLLDIEEKDVEAVVAELDALGLSSRKDLFRRSTIACTGIEYCKLAIVETKQTAADTITKLEERLADIEELPHPISFHLNGCPNSCARIQTADIGLKGQIVTTDDGEQVPGFQVHVGGGLASKDRDEAGLGRTVRGLKVTAENLSDYVEKLVRRFLAGRGETETFSEWAHRVDEEELV; translated from the coding sequence ATGTCCACTCAGGTGGAAGAGAACAAGGAAACGGCAGGTAAACGGACCGCTAAGCGGCCCGCCCGCCCGAAGAAGTCCAATGGGCAGTGGAAGATTGACGGCCATGAACCGTTGAACAAAAACGAGATCGACAAAGCCGAAGACAACGGCCTCAACGTTCGCGCCCGGATCGAAACCATCTATGCCAAGCAGGGATTCTCTTCGATCGACTCCGACGACCTGCACGGCCGCTTCCGCTGGTGGGGCCTGTACACCCAGCGCAAGCCCGGAATCGACGGCGGCCGCACCGCGAAGCTCGAACCGCACGAGCTCGAAGACGAATACTTCATGCTCCGCATCCGCATCGACGGCGGCAAGCTCACCACCGAGCAGCTGCGGGTCATCGCGGACATCTCCAACGAATTCGCCCGCGGCACCGCGGACCTCACCGACCGCCAGAACATCCAGCTCCACTGGGTCGAGATCGAGTCCATGCCCGAGATCTGGCGCCGCCTCGAAGCCGTCGGACTCCAGACCACCGAAGCCTGCGGCGACGTCCCCCGCGTCATCCTCGGCTCACCCGTGGCCGGCATCGCCGCCGACGAACTCATCGACCCGACCCCGGCGATCGAAGAGATCTCCCGCCGCTACATCGGCGACCAGTCACTGTCGAACCTGCCGCGCAAATACAAGACCGCGATCACCGGCCACCCCAGCCAGGACGTCGTCCACGAGATCAACGACTGCTCCTTCGTCGCCGTCGAACACCCCGAACACGGCGTCGGCTACGACCTGTGGGTCGGCGGCGCCCTGTCCGTCGTCCCCCGCTTCGCCGAACGCCTCGGCGCTTGGGTCGCCCCCGACCAGGTCGTCGAGACTTGGCTGGGCGTGACCTCGATCTTCCGCGACTACGGCTTCCGCCGCCTGCGCAACAAGGCCCGCCTGAAGTTCCTGCTCGCCGATTGGGGTCCGGAGAAGTTCCGCGAAGTCCTCGAAACCGAATACCTCGGATACAAGCTCGCCGACGGGCCGGCACCGGCCAAGCCGATCACCGCCGGTGACCACGTCGGCGTGCACAAGCAGGCCGACGGCCGCTACTACATCGGGGTCAGCCCCGTCGTCGGTCGCGTCTCGGGCACCCTGCTCGGCCAGGTCGTCGACCTCGCCGACAAGTACGGCTCCACCCGCCTGCGCACCACCCCGCACCAGAAGGTGCTGCTGCTCGACATCGAGGAGAAGGACGTCGAAGCCGTCGTCGCCGAACTCGACGCCTTGGGCCTCTCCAGTCGCAAGGACCTCTTCCGCCGCTCGACGATCGCGTGCACCGGCATCGAATACTGCAAACTCGCCATCGTCGAGACCAAACAGACAGCAGCCGATACCATCACGAAGCTCGAGGAGCGCCTCGCCGACATCGAGGAGCTGCCCCACCCGATCAGCTTCCACCTCAACGGCTGCCCGAACTCCTGCGCCCGCATCCAGACCGCCGACATCGGGCTCAAAGGCCAGATCGTCACCACCGACGACGGCGAACAGGTCCCCGGATTCCAGGTCCACGTCGGCGGAGGTCTGGCTTCGAAGGACCGCGACGAGGCTGGCCTCGGCCGCACCGTCCGCGGGCTCAAGGTCACAGCCGAGAACCTCAGCGACTACGTCGAGAAGCTCGTTCGCCGCTTCCTCGCCGGGCGTGGGGAGACCGAAACATTCTCCGAATGGGCCCATCGTGTTGACGAGGAGGAACTGGTATGA
- a CDS encoding phosphoadenylyl-sulfate reductase — translation MTRTNTTTTEAAPTTATAVKGRAATQSRPEPRPVEELKALAEAGARELAGDPENGVPEANPADVIRWVSRNFDTAACAVACSMADAALPHYVAQYQPGVDVLFLDTGYHFRETYDTRDEVARRVDVHIVDVLPEQTVEEQDAEFGKDLFARDPGLCCARRKVAPLKKSLKGYELWFTGVRRDEAPTRTNTPLITFDEKNGLVKVNPLAAWSFDDLLNYSRAFDVPVNPLLDQGYPSIGCQPCTRPVAEGEDPRAGRWAGSTKTECGLHT, via the coding sequence ATGACCCGCACGAACACGACCACCACCGAGGCGGCTCCCACCACCGCAACCGCGGTGAAGGGAAGGGCAGCGACCCAGTCCCGCCCCGAACCACGTCCGGTCGAGGAGCTCAAGGCCCTCGCCGAGGCGGGTGCCCGTGAGCTCGCCGGTGACCCGGAGAACGGTGTTCCCGAGGCCAACCCCGCCGACGTCATCCGCTGGGTGTCCCGGAACTTCGACACCGCGGCCTGCGCCGTGGCCTGCTCGATGGCCGACGCCGCCCTGCCGCACTACGTCGCCCAGTACCAGCCCGGCGTCGACGTCCTCTTCCTCGACACCGGCTACCACTTCCGCGAGACCTACGACACCCGCGACGAGGTGGCCCGCCGTGTCGACGTCCACATCGTCGATGTCCTCCCGGAACAGACCGTGGAAGAGCAGGACGCCGAGTTCGGCAAGGATCTCTTCGCCCGCGACCCGGGCCTGTGCTGCGCCCGCCGCAAGGTCGCACCGCTGAAGAAATCGCTGAAAGGCTACGAACTCTGGTTCACCGGAGTCCGCCGTGACGAGGCTCCCACCAGGACGAACACGCCGCTGATCACCTTCGATGAGAAGAACGGACTCGTCAAGGTCAACCCCCTGGCCGCGTGGTCCTTCGATGATCTCCTCAACTACTCACGCGCCTTCGACGTCCCGGTCAACCCGCTGCTTGACCAGGGGTACCCGTCGATCGGCTGCCAGCCCTGCACTCGTCCCGTCGCCGAAGGGGAAGACCCCCGCGCCGGCCGTTGGGCCGGATCGACCAAAACAGAATGCGGACTCCACACATGA
- the cysD gene encoding sulfate adenylyltransferase subunit CysD, with protein MSIDTQFNNDTHSAPEATPANPKNTSLSTLDVLESEAIHIIREVAAEFERPVLLFSGGKDSVTVLHLAAKAFWPAKIPFGLLHVDTGHNFDEIIRFRDETAEKYGLDLTVAKVQDYIGDGRLRERPDGTRNTLQTQPLLDAITGGKFDAVFGGARRDEDKARAKERILSLRDEFGGWNPSSQRPELWNLFNGRHLPGEHVRVFPISNFTELDVWSYIAREGIDLPELYFAHDREVFQRDGMWWATGEFSAPREDETVTTKKVRYRTVGDMSCTGAVESSADDLESILAEVAATTVTERGATRADDRISAAAMEDRKKDGYF; from the coding sequence ATGAGCATCGACACCCAGTTCAACAACGACACCCACAGCGCCCCCGAGGCGACACCGGCCAACCCGAAGAACACCTCCCTGTCCACCCTCGACGTCCTCGAATCCGAAGCGATCCACATCATCCGTGAGGTCGCCGCCGAGTTCGAACGTCCCGTGCTGCTGTTCTCCGGCGGCAAGGACTCCGTGACGGTCCTTCACCTCGCGGCGAAGGCGTTCTGGCCGGCGAAGATTCCGTTCGGACTCCTCCACGTCGACACCGGACACAACTTCGACGAGATCATCCGCTTCCGCGACGAAACCGCCGAGAAGTACGGCCTCGACCTCACGGTGGCGAAGGTCCAGGACTACATCGGCGACGGTCGCCTGCGCGAACGCCCCGACGGGACCCGCAACACCCTGCAGACCCAGCCGCTGCTCGACGCCATCACCGGCGGAAAGTTCGACGCCGTCTTCGGTGGTGCCCGCCGCGACGAGGACAAGGCCCGCGCCAAGGAACGCATCCTGTCCCTGCGCGACGAATTCGGCGGCTGGAACCCCAGCAGCCAGCGCCCCGAACTGTGGAACCTCTTCAACGGCCGTCACCTGCCCGGCGAACACGTGCGTGTGTTCCCGATCTCGAACTTCACCGAACTCGACGTGTGGAGCTACATCGCCCGCGAAGGCATCGACCTGCCCGAGCTCTACTTCGCCCACGACCGCGAAGTCTTCCAGCGCGACGGCATGTGGTGGGCCACGGGCGAATTCTCCGCCCCGCGCGAGGACGAGACAGTCACGACCAAGAAGGTCCGCTACCGCACCGTCGGGGACATGAGCTGCACCGGGGCCGTCGAATCGAGCGCCGATGACCTCGAGTCCATCCTCGCCGAGGTGGCCGCCACCACTGTGACCGAGCGCGGTGCCACTCGCGCCGACGACCGGATCTCGGCCGCGGCGATGGAAGACCGCAAGAAGGACGGGTACTTCTGA
- a CDS encoding sulfate adenylyltransferase subunit 1 — protein sequence MTTTTDATANTTTTEATPTLDTTTKTLLRFATAGSVDDGKSTLVGRLLHDAKAILADQLAAVTATSRERGFLGGEFDFALLTDGLRAEREQGITIDVAYRYFATDRRSFILADCPGHVQYTRNMVTGASTADAVVVLIDARTGATEQTRRHLTVVSRLGIRHVIIAVNKIDLIDYDQAAIETVENDIKSLADEIGLETPHLIPISALAGDNVATTSDNTPWYTGPALLELLETLPSADEDTADLEAFRLDVQTVLRPQGGLAPGLDPEEFRDYRAVAGQITAGRVSLGDEIEIHPAGLTTTVTGIDTASGPLETASAPLSVALRLADDVDTARGSVIAAAGTLPTPRRELRAEVFPFTTEGLRTGDRVLIKTGTTTVKGIVTIEAKRNLETSETEPAEVLAGNDIGLARVKLSAELPVPDFRDHGTAGAFVVIDPQTGNTLAAGIHTPEAAPTPESTEDQS from the coding sequence ATGACCACAACCACTGACGCAACCGCCAACACAACAACCACCGAGGCGACGCCGACGTTGGACACGACGACGAAGACGCTGCTGCGCTTCGCCACCGCCGGATCCGTCGACGACGGGAAATCCACGCTCGTCGGCCGGCTCCTCCACGATGCGAAGGCGATCCTCGCCGACCAGCTCGCCGCCGTGACCGCGACCAGCCGGGAACGCGGATTCCTGGGAGGTGAGTTCGACTTCGCGCTGCTCACCGACGGTCTGCGGGCCGAACGCGAACAGGGCATCACCATCGACGTCGCCTACCGGTACTTCGCCACCGACCGTCGCTCGTTCATCCTCGCCGACTGCCCCGGACACGTGCAGTACACCCGCAACATGGTCACGGGAGCCTCGACCGCCGATGCCGTCGTCGTCCTCATCGACGCCCGCACCGGCGCGACCGAACAGACCCGCCGGCACCTCACCGTCGTCTCCCGACTGGGCATCCGCCACGTCATCATCGCCGTCAACAAGATCGACCTCATCGACTACGACCAGGCAGCGATCGAGACTGTCGAAAACGACATCAAGTCACTCGCCGACGAGATCGGCCTCGAGACCCCGCACCTCATTCCGATCTCCGCGCTGGCCGGGGACAATGTCGCCACCACCTCGGACAACACACCCTGGTACACGGGTCCGGCACTGCTCGAACTCCTCGAGACCCTGCCGAGTGCGGACGAGGACACCGCCGATCTCGAGGCCTTCCGCCTCGACGTCCAGACCGTGCTGCGCCCGCAAGGGGGACTGGCACCTGGACTCGACCCCGAGGAATTCCGGGACTACCGGGCGGTGGCCGGACAGATCACGGCCGGGCGGGTCAGCCTCGGCGATGAGATCGAGATCCACCCCGCCGGGCTGACAACGACGGTGACGGGCATCGATACCGCCAGTGGTCCCCTCGAAACCGCTAGTGCGCCGCTGTCGGTGGCGCTGCGGCTGGCCGATGATGTCGATACCGCTCGTGGCAGCGTCATCGCCGCGGCCGGCACCCTGCCCACCCCGCGCAGGGAACTGCGCGCCGAGGTCTTCCCCTTCACGACCGAGGGCCTGCGCACAGGGGATCGGGTGCTCATCAAGACGGGGACGACGACCGTGAAGGGGATCGTCACCATCGAAGCCAAACGCAACCTCGAGACCTCCGAGACCGAACCCGCCGAGGTGCTCGCCGGCAACGACATCGGCCTGGCCCGGGTGAAGCTGTCGGCCGAGCTGCCGGTCCCGGACTTCCGCGACCACGGCACGGCCGGAGCCTTCGTCGTCATCGACCCGCAGACAGGCAACACCCTCGCTGCGGGAATCCACACCCCCGAGGCGGCCCCCACCCCCGAATCCACCGAGGACCAGTCATGA
- the cobA gene encoding uroporphyrinogen-III C-methyltransferase — translation MTLFLPQQPGTVLLVGAGPGDLGLLTVTGLRALERADVIVADRLGARSVIDQLETDRGAPLGAEIIDVGKLPGHHPVPQSGINDILITQAKLGRRVVRLKGGDPFVLGRGGEEVIACRAAGVDVRVVPGVTSANSVPAVAGIPLTHRGVATSYTVATGHDQLGEIGGGRDHTVVVLMGVGTLINSAMVLARSGRGDDCPVAIVEDGFGENQRVTIGTLGDIAFRAARRGVRSPAVIVAGDVVTLSPYADGAFTQATEPAASASELVRNP, via the coding sequence ATGACGCTCTTCCTCCCACAGCAGCCCGGCACCGTGCTGCTGGTCGGTGCCGGACCGGGCGATCTCGGACTGCTCACCGTCACCGGTCTGCGCGCATTGGAACGCGCCGATGTCATCGTGGCCGACCGCCTCGGCGCCCGATCGGTCATCGATCAGCTCGAAACCGATCGTGGTGCACCCCTCGGTGCGGAGATCATCGACGTCGGCAAGCTGCCGGGGCACCATCCGGTGCCGCAGAGCGGGATCAACGACATCCTCATCACACAGGCGAAGCTCGGCCGTCGGGTCGTCCGTCTCAAGGGTGGGGACCCCTTCGTCCTCGGACGTGGGGGAGAGGAAGTCATCGCCTGCCGGGCCGCCGGAGTCGATGTCCGCGTCGTTCCCGGGGTGACCAGCGCGAACTCCGTTCCCGCGGTCGCCGGAATCCCGCTCACCCACCGAGGCGTCGCCACCTCGTACACGGTCGCGACCGGCCATGACCAGCTGGGTGAGATCGGCGGGGGACGCGACCACACCGTCGTCGTGCTCATGGGAGTGGGCACACTCATCAACTCGGCGATGGTGCTCGCCCGATCCGGGCGCGGTGACGACTGCCCGGTCGCGATCGTCGAAGACGGATTCGGTGAGAACCAACGGGTGACCATCGGAACCCTCGGCGACATCGCCTTCCGCGCGGCTCGCCGCGGCGTCCGGTCACCGGCCGTGATCGTCGCCGGTGATGTCGTGACCCTGAGCCCCTACGCCGATGGTGCGTTCACCCAGGCGACCGAGCCTGCCGCATCGGCATCCGAACTCGTGAGGAACCCATGA
- the fdxA gene encoding ferredoxin — protein MTYIIAQPCVDLKDRACIEECPVDCIYEGTRSLYIHPDECVDCGACEPVCPVEAIFYEDDVPDEWEAYYKANVEFFDDIGSPGGAAAHGVVDKDHPFIAALPPQNTDD, from the coding sequence ATGACCTACATCATCGCCCAGCCGTGCGTGGACCTGAAGGACCGAGCCTGCATCGAGGAATGCCCGGTCGACTGCATCTACGAAGGCACCCGCTCCCTCTACATCCACCCCGACGAATGCGTCGACTGCGGGGCTTGCGAACCCGTGTGCCCCGTCGAGGCGATCTTTTACGAAGACGATGTGCCCGATGAATGGGAGGCCTACTACAAGGCGAACGTCGAATTCTTCGACGACATCGGCTCCCCGGGCGGAGCGGCCGCCCACGGGGTCGTCGACAAAGACCACCCCTTCATCGCAGCTCTGCCACCGCAGAACACCGACGACTGA
- a CDS encoding FAD-dependent oxidoreductase, whose protein sequence is MPTIPFRVAIIGAGPAGIYAADLLTKAEHDLSLSIDLFERLPSPFGLVRYGVAPDHPRIKGIINALIKVLDRGDIRLFGNVEYGADINLGELTDRYDAVIFSTGCFVDAPLSLPGIDLPGSYGAADFVNWYDSHPDVAQTWPLDAEKVAVLGNGNVALDVARVLAKQADDLHTTEIPDHVYEGLKSSKVTDVHIFGRRGPAQAKFTPLELRELGQVADVDIIVYPEDYEFDQGSLDAIESSNQVKQVTKTLTDFAMREETGAKRRLHLHFLHAPVAILGEDRVTGLRTERQELDGTGGVNGTGDFHDWDIDAVYRAVGYAGTQLPQLPFDEAKKVITNHEGRVVDAEDQGQAAEADVIPGVYTTGWIKRGPVGLIGHTKGDALETIGHILDDQAAGTLTEPLYPEESSIVELLKSKGVDFTDWEGYHRLEAAEKALGETEGRERVKIATREAMLAEARAHLTAEANAG, encoded by the coding sequence ATGCCTACTATTCCCTTCAGAGTGGCCATCATCGGTGCCGGCCCCGCCGGCATCTACGCAGCCGACCTGCTGACCAAGGCCGAACATGACCTGAGCTTAAGCATCGACCTGTTCGAACGACTGCCCTCACCCTTCGGGCTCGTCCGCTATGGGGTCGCCCCCGACCATCCGCGGATCAAGGGCATCATCAATGCGCTCATCAAGGTCCTCGACCGCGGTGACATCCGCCTGTTCGGCAACGTCGAATACGGGGCCGATATCAACCTCGGCGAGCTCACCGACCGCTACGACGCCGTGATCTTCTCCACCGGCTGCTTCGTCGACGCACCGCTGTCGCTGCCCGGGATCGATCTGCCCGGTTCCTATGGGGCAGCCGACTTCGTAAACTGGTACGACTCCCACCCCGATGTCGCCCAGACCTGGCCGCTGGACGCGGAAAAGGTCGCCGTGCTCGGCAACGGCAATGTCGCGCTCGACGTGGCCCGGGTGCTCGCGAAGCAGGCCGATGACCTGCACACCACGGAGATCCCCGATCACGTCTATGAGGGCCTGAAGTCCTCGAAGGTCACCGACGTCCATATCTTCGGCCGCCGGGGTCCCGCGCAGGCGAAGTTCACGCCTCTCGAGCTGCGTGAACTCGGTCAGGTCGCCGACGTCGACATCATCGTCTATCCCGAGGACTACGAGTTCGATCAGGGTTCGCTCGACGCGATCGAGTCGAGCAACCAGGTCAAGCAGGTGACGAAGACGCTCACGGACTTCGCGATGCGGGAGGAGACCGGGGCGAAGCGGCGACTGCACCTGCACTTCCTCCACGCGCCGGTGGCCATCCTCGGCGAGGATCGGGTGACCGGTCTGCGCACGGAACGTCAGGAACTCGACGGGACCGGTGGCGTCAACGGCACCGGGGACTTCCACGACTGGGACATCGACGCCGTGTACCGGGCCGTCGGCTATGCGGGTACGCAGCTGCCGCAGCTGCCCTTCGATGAGGCCAAGAAGGTCATCACGAATCACGAAGGACGCGTCGTCGACGCCGAAGACCAGGGGCAGGCCGCCGAGGCGGACGTCATCCCCGGCGTGTACACGACCGGGTGGATCAAGCGCGGCCCCGTCGGGCTCATCGGTCATACGAAGGGCGATGCGCTCGAGACGATCGGGCACATCCTCGACGACCAGGCCGCCGGAACGCTCACCGAACCCCTGTACCCGGAGGAGTCCTCGATCGTCGAGCTGCTCAAATCGAAGGGCGTCGACTTCACCGATTGGGAGGGCTACCACCGGCTCGAGGCTGCGGAGAAGGCCCTCGGTGAGACCGAGGGCCGGGAACGCGTGAAGATCGCGACCCGAGAGGCCATGCTCGCCGAGGCGCGTGCCCACCTGACTGCGGAGGCGAACGCGGGCTGA
- a CDS encoding stealth family protein: protein MAVKKLGERVRRWGAEQASTRQKVIASKLRHREYPWLRGFAGDRVSAGAAPDRGYDARAIAAENLSTVTQLLRTAGVETVVLPSSNEFNPIVVVAENQTRQVVDALQRLNVEDGWQSNVTGFSGRRAPLSKFVSTPDDVSRIRCRRHLAAPNGKLMNTRFEDVIIETWAVLDAGVERVDGETHTAGTLHRRIAQRGAPVEYLTPRIWRQTIAAGGQLKLPHPHLYDVVDPVDIVYTWVDGDDPDWRQRKHAAETGLEQGAVNKTATIPSRFTSRDELKYSLRSVEAYASWVNHIYLVTDGQVPSWLDTDHPKITVVDHRDIFADGDALPVFNSHAIESQLHHIPGLSEKYVYLNDDIFFLRPTDPSLFFTGNGLSRFFPSKAPLDIDPPSARDLPVLSAAKRNRAFLQNNFARTVTNKFKHTPHPQLRSVLTEMENEHSDEFAAVARSTFRHPDDLSIPSALYHFYAYAIGRATPGSIRYAYMDIAREDAELYFLRLARRRDLDVLCLNDTNTSDVDQDKLDRMMKDFLEDQLPIPSTFEKSAHD from the coding sequence ATGGCAGTGAAGAAGCTGGGGGAGCGGGTACGCCGCTGGGGCGCTGAACAAGCGTCGACTCGGCAGAAGGTGATCGCGTCGAAGCTTCGGCATCGTGAGTACCCGTGGCTGCGCGGCTTCGCTGGCGACCGTGTTTCCGCAGGAGCGGCTCCCGACCGCGGCTACGATGCCCGAGCAATTGCCGCAGAGAATCTCAGCACTGTCACACAGCTGCTGCGGACCGCTGGAGTCGAGACAGTGGTTCTGCCGAGTTCGAACGAATTCAATCCCATTGTGGTCGTGGCAGAGAATCAGACACGGCAGGTGGTCGACGCGTTGCAGCGTCTGAACGTCGAGGACGGTTGGCAATCGAACGTGACCGGTTTCTCCGGACGGCGGGCACCGCTGTCCAAATTCGTGTCGACACCGGACGATGTGAGCCGAATCCGCTGCCGTCGCCATCTGGCCGCTCCCAACGGCAAACTGATGAACACGAGGTTTGAAGACGTCATCATCGAGACATGGGCTGTTCTGGATGCAGGAGTCGAACGTGTCGATGGGGAAACACATACTGCCGGGACTCTGCACCGCCGCATCGCTCAGCGTGGTGCTCCCGTTGAGTACCTGACTCCCAGGATCTGGCGACAGACGATCGCTGCCGGTGGTCAGTTGAAACTGCCGCACCCGCATCTCTACGACGTCGTCGATCCTGTCGACATCGTCTACACCTGGGTTGATGGTGACGATCCAGACTGGCGTCAGCGCAAACATGCCGCCGAAACGGGGCTCGAGCAGGGCGCCGTCAATAAGACCGCAACGATTCCGTCGCGATTCACCAGCAGGGACGAGCTCAAATATTCATTGCGCTCGGTCGAGGCCTATGCCAGCTGGGTCAACCACATCTATCTCGTCACCGACGGGCAAGTCCCCAGTTGGTTGGATACTGATCATCCGAAGATCACCGTCGTCGACCACCGCGACATCTTTGCGGACGGTGACGCTCTCCCGGTGTTCAATTCGCATGCGATCGAGTCGCAGCTGCACCACATTCCAGGACTCAGTGAGAAGTATGTCTACCTCAATGACGACATCTTCTTCCTTCGACCGACCGATCCCTCGCTCTTCTTCACTGGCAATGGACTCTCACGATTCTTTCCGTCGAAAGCTCCGCTCGACATCGATCCTCCGTCTGCCCGAGATCTGCCGGTTCTGTCTGCGGCGAAGCGCAATCGTGCGTTCTTGCAGAACAACTTCGCGAGAACAGTGACGAATAAGTTCAAGCACACTCCGCACCCACAGCTACGCTCAGTGCTCACTGAGATGGAAAACGAACACTCCGACGAGTTCGCGGCAGTGGCTCGATCGACTTTCCGTCATCCAGATGATCTGTCGATCCCCTCAGCGCTTTACCACTTCTATGCCTACGCCATCGGTCGAGCTACCCCCGGCAGCATTCGGTACGCCTACATGGACATCGCCCGAGAAGACGCCGAGCTGTACTTCCTGCGTCTGGCGCGGCGTCGTGATTTGGACGTGCTGTGTCTCAACGACACGAACACTTCGGACGTCGATCAGGACAAGCTCGACCGCATGATGAAGGACTTCCTCGAAGACCAGCTGCCGATCCCCAGTACCTTTGAAAAGAGCGCCCACGACTGA